The following proteins are co-located in the Vidua macroura isolate BioBank_ID:100142 chromosome 1, ASM2450914v1, whole genome shotgun sequence genome:
- the ELOC gene encoding elongin-C, translated as MDGEEKTYGGCEGPDAMYVKLISSDGHEFIVKREHALTSGTIKAMLSGPGQFAENETNEVNFREIPSHVLSKVCMYFTYKVRYTNSSTEIPEFPIAPEIALELLMAANFLDC; from the exons aTGG atggagaagagaaaacatACGGTGGGTGTGAGGGCCCAGATGCTATGTATGTAAAGTTAATATCCTCTGATGGCCACGAGTTCATTGTAAAAAGAGAGCATGCATTAACATCAGGAACAATAAAAGCTATGTTGAGTGGACCAG gTCAGtttgcagaaaatgaaacaaatgagGTCAATTTTAGAGAGATCCCATCCCATGTCCTATCCAAAGTATGCATGTATTTCACCTACAAGGTCCGCTATACTAACAGCTCTACGGAGATTCCTGAATTCCCAATTGCACCTGAAATTGCACTGGAACTTCTGATGGCTGCAAACTTCTTAgattgttaa
- the TMEM70 gene encoding transmembrane protein 70, mitochondrial: protein MLPLLLLRAASAASRRAAAPASASAWLRGATQPACRHRAAVAAAAARPQQVASFQGVAVRSVSTSSPHDHPEHGRLVYKGNLAKTVLGVKFFSYSTSIFNLFMMPYIMLKSGIGVESLLVQAAFYGLIGIFTFVTPVTLHLLTKGYVIRLYYKDEVDTYTAITYNAILAEKATVFHQKDVKIPDITKMFTTFYAKTKSMLVNPTLFPNPQDYNHLMGYDKSSFFKFEDLEGVKEADERK from the exons atgctcccgctgctgctgctccgggccgcctccgccgcctcccgccgcgccgccgcccccgcctcCGCCTCCGCATGGCTGCGGGGCGCCACGCAGCCCGCCTGCCGCCACCGGGCCGCTGTGGCCGCTGCCGCTGCGAGGCCCCAACAG GTTGCATCTTTTCAAGGAGTGGCTGTTCGCAGCGTCAGCACATCCTCCCCTCATGATCACCCAGAACATGGAAGATTAGTTTATAAAGGAAATTTGGCAAAGACAGTTTTGG GTGTGAAGTTTTTCTCTTACTCCACCAGCATATTCAACCTGTTCATGATGCCCTACATCATGCTCAAAAGTGGTATTGGAGTGGAAAGTTTGCTTGTCCAAGCTGCCTTTTATGGGTTGATCGGGATTTTTACATTTGTAACTCCGGTTACTTTGCATCTCCTTACAAAAGGTTACGTGATCCGGCTCTATTATAAAGATGAAGTGGACACCTATACAGCCATTACCTACAATGCCATCTTGGCAGAAAAAGCAACTGTGTTCCATCAGAAAGATGTAAAGATTCCAGACATCACCAAGATGTTTACAACATTTTATGCTAAAACGAAATCAATGCTTGTTAATCCTACGCTTTTCCCAAATCCTCAGGATTATAACCATCTCATGGGCTATGACAAGtcctcattttttaaatttgaggATTTAGAGGGGGTAAAGGAAGCtgatgaaaggaaataa